Below is a window of Desmonostoc muscorum LEGE 12446 DNA.
GATTATTTCAACCCTCACTCTCAGCAACTAGAGACTATTGACGCTTTACTCTCGTTTTGAGAGTATTAAAGAGTATCCATTTTTCTAGCAGGATTTGCACTTAATTGCTTCGAGAGTTGTGATTTTGTTTCGCTTTTTCTCTTATTTTTTATACATCTATTGTCTATACTGTCAATGATTAAATTCCATATTATAGATAATAGATATGCATATAATTTCAATTCGCAATCTTCGCACTGATGCGGCTCAGTATTCCGATGTTAAGAAGCAAATCGATAACTGGTATGTAACTGTTCAGAAGGCAAAATGGCAGAACTTGGAGGATGTTCGTAAGATTTACCGAGATGCTGAAGCGGTTGGCAATTTCACTATTTTCAACATTAAGGGTAATGATTATCGCCTGATTGTTGGGATTGATTATGACGACCAAGTAGTTTACTAC
It encodes the following:
- a CDS encoding type II toxin-antitoxin system HigB family toxin — translated: MHIISIRNLRTDAAQYSDVKKQIDNWYVTVQKAKWQNLEDVRKIYRDAEAVGNFTIFNIKGNDYRLIVGIDYDDQVVYYKYFLTHAEYDRGKWKNDPYF